The Prevotella melaninogenica region ACTTACAAGATGATTGCCCCTTTGAAAACTAAATAACACAAAACATATTGCCCTCAAAAATTACAAATTACAAATTACAAATTACAAATTACATTAAGGTTGGTCGGGGTATATTTGGTCAGGTGCTGGGATGATAAAGTTTTATTATAATATATAATATATTATATATTATAATAAAGTTAATAATATTATTAATTATCATATTTAGTATTTTAAAACTATCAGTTTATAACCCCGATACAAGTAAAGAAACCCCTGATGGTCCTTAATGTAATTTGTAATTTGTAATTTTGTAATCGAGGGAGAGAATCTCCAAGATACTCTACTATCAAGAATCAATTTGCTCGATAGTAAAACAAAATATGTTTACGATTTGGGGTGAAAATATTTTAAGCCTATCTTTTTACCTGACAAAGCATATCTAAACATATTACGGATATGGCCTTTAACAAGCTTAGAAAGGGCTTATACGCATAGAGAAAACAAATGATAGCAATAGGGTGCCCAGTGTTGGTAAACAATTGCTCACAACAAGCATAACGCACTTGTAAGCAACAGTTTACAGCTAATAAAACACTTTTTAACACGCCCTTTTCTTGCAATCTTCAAAATAAATAGTTACCTTTGTATGGTCAAAATGAAAGACCGCGGAAGAAATGAAAAACAACACAAACCGTCATCAGCTGTGAAGCTAAAAAGACACGTCGTCAGCTGTGAAGCTTTTAAACATAAATCAGCTGTGAAGCTCTAAGACATACAAATCTGCCCACACCGTTATGTCAGCAATCACAGAACTGCCCTCACGCTGAAAACGAAGGATATTGCTCGCTGGCTTGACTTGCTGCAGCTGATAGCCATGCGACTGAAGCCCAGACACTAAAGCACGATAATACCCCTTGTCCCAAAAGACGATTTGCAACGCTCCTCCCCTATCGTCAATGATTGCAAGGCTTGAATTATCCTTCTTGGCAAAGAGCCTATAAAAAGGCTGTTTTGATTGGTCAAAATCCGTGTTAGGACTGACATGCCACCCCCATAGCTGACGAGAGTCATCAACCACCAATTCTGCAGGTATCTGCCTAAGTCCATACTTACTGAAAAGACAAGGTGCAACAGTCCGCTTCCCTTTCTGCACCTGATATTGAAGTAATTCGAGCACAGGCAATGGAAGTAAAGGCAGATTCCCCTGCGCAGATATGCACAGAGGAATCAGTAGGAAAATAAGTTGAATGATTACTCGCTTCATGACAGTCCTTCCAACTCATTGAGCCAGTTGGTTGACATCGCATCTGATGGCATACGCCAGTCGCCACGTGGTGAAAGACTCACGCTGCCCACCTTCGGTCCGTCAGGCAAGCACGAACGCTTGAATTGCTGTGAGAAGAACCTGCGAAAGAAAATGCGCATCCAATGGAGAATGACGCTGTCGGGATAAACGCCACGAAAGGCATTCTGTGCCATCCAATAGATTTTTGATGGGCGGAAACCGCAGCGAAGAACGTAATAGAGGAAGAAGTCGTGAAGTTCGTAAGGGCCAACGAGGTCTTCTGTCTTCTGAGCAATTTCTCCCTTATCATCAGCAGGTTTTAGCTCTGGTGAGATTGGTGTTTCCACGATGTCGGTCAATATCTGTCGTACATTCTCATCCTTAGTCGTATCGGCAGCATAGCGCACAAGATATTGTGTCAGCGTCTTTGGAACACCAGCATTCACGGCGTACATGCTCATGTGGTCGCCATTATAGGTACACCACCCCAAAGCCAACTCGCTGAGGTCGCCCGTACCGATGACAAGTCCGTTCATCTGATTGCTGAGGTCCATCAAAATCTGCGTACGCTCACGTGCTTGTGCATTCTCATACGTAGAATCGTGCACCTCTGGGTCGTGATCAATATCCTCAAAATGCTGTAAAACAGAGGCTTTAATATCAATCTCACGAATCGTGATACCAAGACGCTCCATGAGTGCCATAGCATTCTTATAGGTTCGTCCTGTTGTTCCGAACCCTGGCATGGTAACGCCTACAATTCCCTTACGATCAAGTCCAAGCTTATCAAAGGTCTTGACAACGACAAGGAGGGCAAGGGTGGAATCAAGTCCACCGCTAATACCAATAATTGCTGATTTGCAATTAGTATGTACTAATCTCTTTGCCAATCCGCTGACCTGAATGTTATAAATTTCATCGCAAGCTTCCTGCATATTTTCTGACTTAGGAATGAATGGATGCTGGTCGAACTCTCGTGTCAGTGTAAACTCACGAGGATTGAGTGGAGGCTGACAATCAACATGTAAGGCGAGTTCACCAATCTGTCCAGTAATACCAGCTAATCCTGAAGCAACAGGACGTTGTGCGTTGACAAAGGTGCTATTGGTGCGACGTTCGCTACGTAAATTTTCAATATCAATTTCAGAAATAACTAACTGTGGCTCAAGCTGAAAACGCTCTGACTGCTTAACAAGTGAGCCATTCTCAAAAATCAGCGCATTGCCACCAAAGACAACATCTTGCGTACTCTCACCGAAACCACTACTGCTATAAACATATCCGCTAATGGTGCGAGCACTTTGCTGAGCAAGGAGCGACTTTAAGTAAGCATGCTTTCCGATGAGTTCATCACTCGTTGAAAGATTAAAGATAATCTCAGCACCTGCCAAGGCAAGATGATTGCTCGGTGGTGTTGGCGCCCATACATCCTCACAGATTTCAATGGCAAAGGTTGCACCCTCTGATGTACGGAAAATCTGTAACTCTGGCGTCACGCGAATATTATTCCCTGCAAAGCGAATGTGCTGTGGACGCAAGTCTTGTGAAGACGCAAACCATCGTTTCTCATAGAACTCGCTGTAGTTAGGTAGGAAGGTCTTTGCTACGATGCCTAAGAGTTTTCCTTGTTGAATGACCAATGCGCAATTAAGAAGCAATGCTCCCACAGCTACAGGTGCACCGACAATGACAGTGATATCTAATTGGCGAGTAAATTCGAGCAGCTCGATGACAGCCTGCTCAGTATCGTCAAGAAGAAGTTGCTGCTGGAAAAGGTCCTGACAAGTGTAACCCGTTATTGAAAGCTCTGGGAAAACGATAATCTCTACGCCCTGACCTTCAGCAATAGCAATCTGCTTTTCTGTTTCTATAAGGTTGAACTTTGTATCTGCAACCTTCACTGCAGGAATAGCTGCAGCCACCTTTATAAGTCCGTGTTTCATATTGAATGAAAAAATTATTTAATTGTTACCTGAGTAGCTCCGTAACCGTATTCACGGAAAGAAGCATCTTGGTAAGAATAATGTTTGTATTTATAATTAAGTTCATGAATGATTGCATGGCGCAATACGCCTTCGCCCTTTCCATGAATAAAGATGAGTTTCTTGCCTCGATGAGCCTTATATTGCTCAAGCGTACGACGGAAGGTATCTAACTGATATTCAAGAATATCGGCTGCTGTCATACCCGCTGTTGTCTCGAGCAATTCGTCGGCATGAAGGTCTATGATAATTTTATCATCGCTAAGAATCTGCTTTGCTGGCTTCTTACGCTCAAATTTATAACGCTTGGCAAGTTCGTCCGTCTTCTTGTCAATCTCTTCTTCTGACAGACGGCTTGGTGACGAATAACCCACCTTCAACTTCTCCGTGGCTTCATCCTCACCTTTCCTTGTTAAAGGTTCAAACATCGGGTGTTGAACCATTTTATCCTTCTCAATCAATGTATAAATCAACGCTAACTGCTCAAAGAAGTCGTTTTCGTGGAAAGTGTTGAGCTTATAGAACTTCACGGCATCAATCTTTACCTGAAGATCACAAGTAGGCTTGAGCACAAAAGGCTTATCCTTCTTATAGCTGTGAAGCTGAACACATCCCTGCAACATATCGTTGAGGTCGGCAAGCGTGAAGTCCTCTATCAGCAACTTCATATTTGGTTCTAATTCTCCAACAGCCTTTAATATCCACTTCTCTTCTTGCTTCAAGGCGTAGGAGAAATGAACATAATAATTTGAATCATTGACAAGATAAGACTTGAAGTGTGTCGTCGTAAGATTCTTAATATCTGTAGGTGTAAAAGCTAAATAGATAGACAATTCATCACCACCCACACGTTCTCTCACTGGAGCTTCAAAATTAACAGAAGGGTCGTCATGTGGTTCTATGTCTGCATCAACATCACGCCAATCCTCCCCTACTTCCTCTTCTTCAGCGCCTGTAGCGGTCAGACGTTGCTTGATACTGCGAGTATCCTCGTCTTTCTCCATCTTACGTTGCTGCTGGTCGATACGCAGTTTTGCACGGTCAGTAGCGGCATCTTCAACAACTACTACCTCATTGGCTGGTGTCGGTATCTGAAAACCATCTTCGTCTTCAACCAAAACAATTTTACCTTTGAAACCAGCAATGACTCCACCACCAGTAGAGCTTAAAAATCTTACTTTATCACCTATTTTCATCCTTTTTCTTCTTAATGTTTATAAAGAATATCTTATCAATTAGCTGCATTTCCTCCCTCTTTTAAATACCAAGTCTACTTATAATAAATAAGTTTTATAAATTCTCACGCTGAGGGAATAATACTATGGTATCAATAATGAAGAATCTCCATAGCTAAGGAAACGGAAGTCATGGCTGAGGGCATAATCATAAACCTTACGCCAATCGCCCTTTAAAAAGGCACTTACTAAGAGCAACAACGTTGATTGTGGTTGATGAAAATTGGTAACGAGTGCCTTGACTATCTTATAAGTATAACCTGGAGCAATGATAATCTGGGTACTTGAATGTAACACATTTAATCCGTCTTTATCCAAATAGGCAAGCAAATGACGGATTGATTCCTCCGCAGTTATCACCTTACCATTCACTACTACCAATCCTTCTTCATTATGTGGTAAGTCATATGGCTCCCATTGATTGACATGAAGGTCTTTCTCTGCCGTTTCTGGAGACAATACCAACTTAACACCCATATAATAAAGGCTTTCCAGTGTTCTCACACTTGTTGTTCCTACAGCAACAGCGTGACATTTATGCTTTAGAAGTTTCTCTAAGGTCTGACGACGAACAACAACAAACTCCGTGTGCATATTATGACCCTCAATCTCCTGACTCTTCACTGGTTTGAAAGTTCCGGCTCCCACATGAAGTGTAAGTTCCTCACGATCAACACCATGTTCATCCAAGGCCTTCAGCACTTTATCGGTAAAGTGAAGTCCAGCTGTAGGCGCTGCCACTGAACCTTTAATCTTTGAATATACGGTTTGATAAGTTTCTTTATCACTTTCCTCTGTAGCACGGTTAAGATATGGAGGAATAGGTAATTCACCTACGGCTTCAAGAATCTCAGCAAATGATATGTTTGTATTATCCCACTCAAATTGAATCCAGTGATTAGTTCCACCAGCTTGCTCTTGAACCTTACTGCGGTCCATTGTCGCTGTAAGTGTCAGCTTATGCCCTTTGATTTCAAATGCACGCTTTAAAGCACCTTCCTTCCACTTCTTAAGGTTGCCAACCATACAAAGCCATGCACACTCATGATTTGTTTGAAACATCAATTCATAATCTGTTGGCTGTGCTGGTTCCATAAGAAACACCTCTATGAGTGCTCCCGTCTCCTTGCGAAAGTGCATACGTGCCTGAATGACTTTCGTATTATTGAAAATCATCAACGCACCCTTAGGCAAATATTCAGGAAGATTATAAAAAATGTCCTCCGATACTTCACCATGCTTATAAAGCAATAACTTACTATGGTCGCGCTCTGTCAACGGAAACTTGGCGATGCGCTCATCGGGGAGTGGATAGTTGTAATCAGAAATGCTAATATGTTTTGTATCTTCAGACATAATTTAATTTATATTGATAAGACGGCACGAAAAGCCGCATAAATAAATGACAATATAAGTACACTAATAACAACGTCTATATCTGCAAAGCTATAACCTGTTCGCGTATATTTTGTCGAAATATAGTGTAATTTGTCACTAAAACGAATATAAATGCGAAGGTATAAAAAATA contains the following coding sequences:
- a CDS encoding NAD(+) synthase, which produces MKHGLIKVAAAIPAVKVADTKFNLIETEKQIAIAEGQGVEIIVFPELSITGYTCQDLFQQQLLLDDTEQAVIELLEFTRQLDITVIVGAPVAVGALLLNCALVIQQGKLLGIVAKTFLPNYSEFYEKRWFASSQDLRPQHIRFAGNNIRVTPELQIFRTSEGATFAIEICEDVWAPTPPSNHLALAGAEIIFNLSTSDELIGKHAYLKSLLAQQSARTISGYVYSSSGFGESTQDVVFGGNALIFENGSLVKQSERFQLEPQLVISEIDIENLRSERRTNSTFVNAQRPVASGLAGITGQIGELALHVDCQPPLNPREFTLTREFDQHPFIPKSENMQEACDEIYNIQVSGLAKRLVHTNCKSAIIGISGGLDSTLALLVVVKTFDKLGLDRKGIVGVTMPGFGTTGRTYKNAMALMERLGITIREIDIKASVLQHFEDIDHDPEVHDSTYENAQARERTQILMDLSNQMNGLVIGTGDLSELALGWCTYNGDHMSMYAVNAGVPKTLTQYLVRYAADTTKDENVRQILTDIVETPISPELKPADDKGEIAQKTEDLVGPYELHDFFLYYVLRCGFRPSKIYWMAQNAFRGVYPDSVILHWMRIFFRRFFSQQFKRSCLPDGPKVGSVSLSPRGDWRMPSDAMSTNWLNELEGLS
- a CDS encoding DUF2027 domain-containing protein, which codes for MKIGDKVRFLSSTGGGVIAGFKGKIVLVEDEDGFQIPTPANEVVVVEDAATDRAKLRIDQQQRKMEKDEDTRSIKQRLTATGAEEEEVGEDWRDVDADIEPHDDPSVNFEAPVRERVGGDELSIYLAFTPTDIKNLTTTHFKSYLVNDSNYYVHFSYALKQEEKWILKAVGELEPNMKLLIEDFTLADLNDMLQGCVQLHSYKKDKPFVLKPTCDLQVKIDAVKFYKLNTFHENDFFEQLALIYTLIEKDKMVQHPMFEPLTRKGEDEATEKLKVGYSSPSRLSEEEIDKKTDELAKRYKFERKKPAKQILSDDKIIIDLHADELLETTAGMTAADILEYQLDTFRRTLEQYKAHRGKKLIFIHGKGEGVLRHAIIHELNYKYKHYSYQDASFREYGYGATQVTIK
- a CDS encoding S-adenosylmethionine:tRNA ribosyltransferase-isomerase — protein: MSEDTKHISISDYNYPLPDERIAKFPLTERDHSKLLLYKHGEVSEDIFYNLPEYLPKGALMIFNNTKVIQARMHFRKETGALIEVFLMEPAQPTDYELMFQTNHECAWLCMVGNLKKWKEGALKRAFEIKGHKLTLTATMDRSKVQEQAGGTNHWIQFEWDNTNISFAEILEAVGELPIPPYLNRATEESDKETYQTVYSKIKGSVAAPTAGLHFTDKVLKALDEHGVDREELTLHVGAGTFKPVKSQEIEGHNMHTEFVVVRRQTLEKLLKHKCHAVAVGTTSVRTLESLYYMGVKLVLSPETAEKDLHVNQWEPYDLPHNEEGLVVVNGKVITAEESIRHLLAYLDKDGLNVLHSSTQIIIAPGYTYKIVKALVTNFHQPQSTLLLLVSAFLKGDWRKVYDYALSHDFRFLSYGDSSLLIP